The Dermacentor silvarum isolate Dsil-2018 chromosome 7, BIME_Dsil_1.4, whole genome shotgun sequence genomic sequence ACGAAGTCGTCGTAGTTCAGCGGCGGTCCCAGGTAGACCGTGGGCAAGTAGACGAAGTAGGCCAGAGACAGCCAATACGGCGGCCACCTACTCCGGCTGTCCCCCTTGTGCTTCTGGCGTTCGGCTCGGGTAAAGTCCACGCTGAAGCTGAGTCCGCGCATGAGGTTCCAATGGAAGGAGACGTAGGCTGCCCTGTAGGGCATCAGGCCGTACCTGGGATACATGTACTGGAGAAAAAGAAGACACCTACAGCTGCGCGACACACATAATGCTGACTCGATATCCTTCAGGTCTGTGAGCGTGTTATTGCTTCAAAAGTCCTGTTCGCGAGGACAGCTTCTCTCCCTTGCCGCATCTTGACCACTCTAATCCACGCTAAAATAATCACCGGCGTACACAACGCAGCGCGTGTATCTCTCGGAATAGAGTTTCATAATTTTTCGACCGCCATCGTAACTACATCGGTAGTCCGGCAATCTTAATGCGAAACTTTTGGCCTAAGTGCGTAAAATGTAAAGCTTTAGAGCGTTAGTGTAATCCTTTTTGTTCCTTCTTGTGTCCTTTCCCGTAACATCAATACCTATACCAATTACTTCAATTTCATTCGTTTCAAAAAGAAGCATTTATAGGATCACTGCCGGGGTTTTCTTTGTACGCCAGGTATCCGGGCGGGTGGCTTAGGTAgagcaataataaagaaaacttTACGTCGCCGACGGTGAAATTTGAACCAGGGTCCACATAGCCCAGAATCATGACGCTTTACCCATTAGGCCCACGGACGCACGCACAGGACGAGAAAATAACAACCTTACACCAGTTCTTAATTCCATCAGATCGGCACAATCGTGACGAAATTGTTTGCctggcgtacacacacacacacacacacacacacacacacacacacacacacacacacacacacacacacacacacacacacacacacacacacacacacacacacacacacacacacacacacacacacacacacacacacgcacacgcacacacacgcacacgcacacacacgcacacacacacacacacacacacacacacacacacacacacacacacacacacacacacacacacacacacacacacacacacacacaaattagtTTACTGACTCACGTCGACTGAATCGAAAGGGAGAAAAAACTTCTGGCAGTGGATCACGGCAGCGACCACGTAGCACAGAGCTGGGATGCGGAGCGCTGCCGCAGCGTAGAACGCCGCGTGTTGCCCCAGGAACAACAGTGTCACCTCCCACCCGAAGGTGAAGGTCACGAACAGGGACGAGTAGACAGCGTAGAAGACTGGAACCAGCTGCGAGAACGTTGGAGACGATGAGAGAGtgaaaagagagaaagcaaggcgAGAATAGGtcgggaggtcaaccagacaaacgtcccgtttgctaccctgcactgaggaaaGGGAAAATGTGGAGAGAGTGAGCGCAGTGCGCACATAATAGGAAGCACGGCGCGAGTGCGATCGGCCACTGAGAAAGCAGGTTGCATAGAAAAGTAGAGCGGTTAATTAGAAACCATCTTATTTGGcccttattttattttattttttgccctTCGCCATTGGCTGGCGCAACACTACGCCTTAGTTATCGCCCATGCTGGTCATTCGCTGGGACTATAGTGACACAAAATGAATAAAACCGAACGAAAAGAATGATAGTACGACCACAGTAATGCACTTTTGGGGCAGTGTTATGTAAGGATTCTTTTCGGCCGGTTCTAGTCATTTATCTACATCCGTCACACCGAGTGATCAATCTCGTAGATAGCGTGGGCGCAGCTTCATGCATCCTAATGAAGAAGGGCAGAAGGAATAGAAAATGCAAATAAGAAATGTTCCATACTACTTAGCCCCGGTTGGTTATCCTGCACGAGGAAGGGTTCATGCGATATAAAGAGAAAAAAGTAGTGAGAAAGTAGTAAGTAGCGGGCTTTTACAGTGGCCACATTGTACTCATATTCATAGCCCATAATGAAGTTACATACGAAGGTAGCAGCCTAAATCTCAAGAAATAGCGAACATAATGACGTTTGCTTTCCGGCGGCGCCAGCGTGTCGGCACGCAGCGCTTTTCTCTGTATTGCTTTTTTTAACGTAATTATGTATATCACTGGATGTCCCGAATTGGTGGGGTGCTTCCATGTACAGTGCTCGAAACAGTCAATTTCACTCCCGTAGCTGAAAGGATGTTCGGAGCTAAGCTATGGAGTTTAGACTCGTGGAGAGAATTAAATGTACCAAAAGCTTTCTAGCCGTTTTGATGCTGCCTCTTATTAATGATGCGAAAGATGCAAAAATATTAAAAGACTTCAATTTTTAGCGCGCATAAATACATTATTTGTAAACAGGTCTAGGTAAACGGAGATGAAGCTGGCATTGCCAAGTAATACAGTGATATAAGAAGTAGGCCCCTGTTAAATTGTATACGGCGTACAGGGCAGGGGCGCTACAACGTAAAGCTATTtcaaactgtttctattccatttctgcaatcagccttccATGACTGCTGGAAAAATTATCGTGCtaccccacttcgcctgtctctcactCGACGTAAGGAAAACCACGGAAGCTCCCTTTCTGGTATAGCATGTGTAGAGTGATTATGTTTAAtcagatcaaaaaaaaaaaactttttgtatGAGTCCACAACTTGTTCGCCATTCACCCTACGGTCAAAAGTTTTCGAGCTGCGCCACTTCGCCTTTGTGTCACGCGACgccacaaaaccgcgaaaactcaccacgtcaaagcgacgtgtactcattaaagatgcattaatatgccgaacaaaactgaacttttttttcGGAATAGTAGGATGCTGCACCGTTCTGAAAGAAATAGAAGACGTATACCtaccgatcgctctggcactggctacacggagctgccggggagaacGGATTTATTAGTGTAGAATAAAATTTTTAcctggcagtataacgttgtcgagccctttcggcacggacATATGCAACTCTTCCTCCATGAAGATTTTTTCTAGCagcatttttaaccttccgttgcacgccgcggcgattttcgaccagccaccacaagctaagcaaggggcaagggaaagcggaccaatcgcagaagCCGGCACGTACGCCTTCTTCATCCGGTTCTCTACTTTCACAGCGCTAGCTCGCCCCCaacgaaaccctctccacttcagtgtgctcctcgcctcttttcagccaattagataataaaaacctgtcaaggtaggcaatgctattcacttCGAAATCAAACAAAactgacctcctataaacgaagaGAGCGTTCTATTCAGTGGTTCCAATAATTTCGTTGGCGGGTACCTAATTCTGACGTCAGGAGACTGAAATAAAACCAAATTGGAACAGTTTTACATTTTTCGGCCCTAGGTCCCCGACTATAGTTTTCATATTCAGTAGAAAAGTTTAGTGATAAATTTTACCTTGAACCTACTGAGACTTTCAGCGTTCTTTGTTGGTCACGAAGTAATTATTTGTATTTACGCATCGCTGAAATTCAAGACTGACTACTTGCATGGACTAGGTGTAATTCGAGGATGAAGAACGCAATGCTTACCGACGGTGCCACGTGGGCTATTGTACGGCCCAGCACTGGATGCAAGAGGTACCACTTCCACGTTTCGGTCATGATATACTTTGTTGTTTCCCATCCCCAATTCACCGTAACCTGCATCGTACGACGAAGCAGCGTTGTTAGCAAGTAAAACCTTCACTATGGCGCCACCTCTTTTCCCAAGTGATGGCAACGTAGGCGAATAGCATAAAATAAGGGTACGGTGCGCCGAGTCACATTAATCACGCGCGTTTTGTATTTTTCAGCAGTTCGAGAACGTGCACCCCATATGCGCAGTCCCCTCTGCACGAGAGCCCAGCACGTGCACCGCACGAAAGGCTTTGCGCGAGCGCACCTTGCATCCAGGAGAGAGGTAAACTGCGTTTATAATGGTAATATACACGAAACCATATTTCAGTAGCAGATTGATTGCTGTTATTGCAGGGATTGCGTAGAAGCGAATATTAGCAAATAAAAGAGATATTAAAATTTAATATAATTATGGGGCCTTACGCGCCAGAACCACGGTCtcattctgaggcacgccgtagtgggcgaggactccggaataatttggaccacctggggttccttaacgtgcacataaatctaagtacacggttgttttcgtatttcctccccatcgaaatgcggccgccgtggccgagattcgatcccacgacctcgtgcttagcagcccaacaccatagccactaagcaaccacggcgggtataaaagagagatatagagacagaagaaaacaagaaaaaagaaataaaaataggacacacaaagaaacaacatgAGGAAAGCTCTAATGGAGTCATCTGACCTTGCATCTTTAAGCATACATAAAGGCGTCGAACCTATTTTCGATATTTTCGTGGTTGTGTTCCGAAAGCTCAAGTTTTGCTTACGTTCCCGcgtattagggagttttagaatagggacaAACCAAGGCTTAGGGTGCATCTAACGAATAGCGTATCACCGTTGTACATGTGTCGAACGCAAACCGATTTCTTAGTGTTTTGGTTCGAACTCGGGTGCCTCTAAGCAAGTCACTCTACGCAAGCTTTACGTAAAGAACATAATGATTCCACTTAACATGGCGTCTCCCGCCTAGCGCCAAATTTAACCTGATTCCTGACTAAGAGCAGGTAATGGTAATTGGGAACGTTCACCAAAACAAATGTTGATAAAAGCTACCGCTTTCGCTCATGTCACGTAGAGGAGGAAGATTGAACGATAAATCGCAGTGTTTTGGAGATTATTCGTCGATCGAGAGCCCGTAGTTTGTTTTACGCTGGCGTATTCGTGATTACTTTGGCTGAACACAGCCGTTGTTTTGCGTTGATTCCGACAGGAAAACCCCGATTGTCTAGGGGGTAAACGTTCAAAAGACAAATGATTTAACTTAACTCTACCTCATTGTCAATTATTACTCACAGCAATAACCGTATTGTTAACCTGACGGACAAAAGAAAGGTAACAAGACGAGCGCTAACAGCGTTTGTCGTGTTGCCTGTTTTAACATTTCTCCTAGAGATTAAAACGCGTTTAATTCGGACGCTTTGCAATAATTCATGCTTTTATTTCGCAACAGCTACTTTTACAACTTGTGAAGCCGTAACGGCGCTGTGAACTCTCGACGCTAACGAAAGCCCGGAATTCCATACGAAAAGGCGTCTGCTCTGGTAACCAGGAAACGCAAAGCGATTGCTGGTTGGGGCATCATAAGCTTGTGTGCCCCTATTGTAAAACTCCCTATTTTTGTGCTTAAGCAGCACTTAGAACACACATCGTTCGGTGCGTAGGGTAAGTCGTGATATTATTTCATTACCACAGTATCTAGTGCGTGCCTATATCGCATCATTTGCATTAAAGATAGCCGCCGTAACTCTTTGTATCTTATGAGGATCAGGCGATCAGTAACTTACCTGCTTTTGCTTAAGACCATACGGGCTCTTTCTGAAGGCACCCGACATCTGCTGCACAAGAAAGGCACCTAAGAAGCAGACGAAATGAGTTGGTCACTGTGGTGTCAAAAATAACTACGGATGAATCTTCTGGTTTTACACAGAACACTCGACTGTTGGGCGAGTTGTCATTTTCGCAAAATTGAAGGTCGATGTAATAACACCTGCAGTAACGTCTCTAAATCAGCTCGTGCCGCTGAAATTCGCAGTACGAGGGCTAGAAGCTTCGATTTTCAAGGCACGAGGGCTAGAAGTTTCAATTTTTACGAACGACGCTTGCGATTAGAAGAAGAATAGTCGGAAGtctgcaaaaaagaagaaaacaataaagattCGGGATTCTTCGTTCAGCCTTGAAGCGGGACGTTAAACGACATCGATGCTTTGTTGCAATTTGTGTCTTTTTTTATGACAAAGCAGGCTAATCGCCTGCTTTCCTACTGTTACACCTGTCACTTATAGCGCGGAACAAGACCTCAGTGATCCTATAGATGACACACATGTGAATATCCTTCCGGGATCTGAAGACAGCTCAGGGGCGTAATCGTTCTTCAAATGGGCTCTTATAGCTAACTGATCAGTTACATACTTAATATTCCCTGTCACTtacctccccctctcctctctccccagcgtagggtagcaaaccggatcttcccatccggttaacctccctgcctttcccctttcttctgtctctctctacaCATACttaatatggcaaatcagttttgCGGCAGCTCGAAAGATGCAGGAAAGTTCCATGAAAGGGACAAATTGTGATTCACCCGACTTtggcacgaagctacaaagaaagTCCACACGCATTTTTCAGAACGAAAGCTTGGCAGTTAAAGCGAAATTCACCCTGGTCGGAGATTCGAACTCGGACCAACACCTTTTCGGGGCGGCGGTTGCTTTGTACCATCTGAGccaaccaggaggctagcagatctcAGAGCGAGAGCGAAATAAGCGACAACTCAAAGCACTGGGATAGTGAATAAGGAaaatctggggccgaattcacaaagcttttcgttcgtaagtggtGCTTGCCAatggccagccgccttctctaACGATATGTCTAAcgccacgattggctgacacctgtttctacgaacagttttagcgtaagaacgtttttgtcgATTCGGTCACTGTTCCGCGGAAGCCCACAAGGTGGAGATAAATGAAATATAGCCTATATAGCCTTTATATATTAAGGCTACTTGTAGCCTTAATATATAAAGGAacgaagctacaaaagaaaacCGGTAGAATCCTAAATAATCTTCAAAGTAACCATGCCCTCATGTTTCTAAAACTACGGGACGATGGAGCAGTTAGTGATCTTCAGAAATAAACAAGTGAGCAGAAGGGATACCACAAAGAGCAATCTTTTAAAATGTGCCCCGTTTGTTGTCCGTCTTCTTCAATGTGGTATCTCTTTTGTGCAGAATACGTGTATATTTTAGTTCCTCATGTATTTTACGATCaatattttctttcctttgaaaaaaaaaaaaacatcactgaGATGTAGATGTGGCATCGTGTAGTAGGTGGCTATGTCGACGCTGCATCCCGAAGTGTCATGGAATCTGGCAGTATTAAAAACGCACTTCCCGGTTGCTTTTCGCCGTCTGTGGCGACACAGCCGTCCAGATGTAATTAGCGTCAATATTCCTGAAGGTCTAACCTGTGAACATAATTACATGAACGACATTGTATGACCAAGTGGCCAAGTGGCCTGTGTCATCACATGACTGTCTATGAATGTCGCGACCTttaactggatatacatcaggataggtatgacgtgcatgcatgacatgacatgaatggcatgacatgtatatcgtgacatgaatgtcatgacctaaatgacatAATGACATAAATGGCAATAatgacatgacatgaatgacaagaCATGGATGACATAACATTCCTGACATGAAGTCCCCGCCTTGCTTCTGTCGTTACAGAGAGGCTCGCGTAGCGCACACAAGTGCTTACTTTACACAATCACAAGTGCTTACTTTACTTCCCCCATCAGGGCATTTTTCAAGAGCTCCAAACGATACTGCATAGCCAGCTGCCTGCGAAATGCTTCGCCTAAGATCGGTTCTCATAGTATGAGGGATCTGCATTATTTTTTAAACTTTACGTTAGATAGTAAAGTCAGACGATGACGCTATCGCGCCCACTTACTCTCTTCACAGTCGCGTACCGCCACATGGCATACCCCATGGCTGCGGATGCAAACACCCAGTGATACACCTTTTCTGAGTCCACTTCCACCTTGAAAGTAGGAACAAATTGATGGTTATTTCCGTTAATTACTCCTGTCCAATCCGAATTGTaacaagacacacacacacacacaaacacacacacacacacacacacacacacacacacacacaaccacacacacacacacacacacacacacacacacacacacacacacacacacacacacacacacacacacacacacacacacacacacacacacacacacacacacacacacacacacacacacacacacacacacacacacacacacacacacacacacacacacacacacacacacacacacacacacacacacacacacacacacacacacacacacacacacacacacacacacacacacacacacacacacacacacacacacacacacacacacacacacacacacacacacacacacacacacacacacacacacacacacacacacacacacacacacacacacacacacacacacacacacacacacacacacacacacacacacacacacacacacacacacacacacacacacacacacacacacacacacacacacacacacacacacacacacacacacacacacacacacacacacacacacacacacacacacacacacacacacacacacacacaacacacacacacacacacacacacacagacacgcgcgcgcgcacacacacacacgcacacacacacacacgcacacgcgcgcacacacacacacacacacacacacacacacacacacacacacacacacacacacacacacacacacacacacacacacacacacacacacacacacacgcacacgcgcacacgcgcacacacgcacacgcgcacacacaccacacacacacacacacacacacacacacacacacacacacacacacacacacacacacacacacacacacacacacacacacgcacacacacacacacacacgcgcgcgcacacacacacacacacgcacacacacacacacacacacacacacacacacacacacacacacacacacacacacacacacacacacacgcacacgcgcacacgtgTGAAGTTTCTTGCGCATGTAATGTCcacctgttcgagtagaccagatcatgaactcacatcgtgctatctgccaaaggcaaccttCAAAAATGTTAGAatatgttcgctgaaacacccggtatttaATAAAAAGACAGTCCAAAAATAAAGTTGCTTATCAAATCTTAGGTTGCAATCAAGCATATCACCCCAATTAGGTGAGGcattgaagttaggaaattggcaggtgcaagctggaatcagctagcgcaagacagggataattggagatcacagggaaaggccgtcctcctgcagtggacataaatataggctgatgatgatgatgatacatatTGCCAGAAACTTCTGTGGGTACACATGAGACTTTTGGCGACATCCCAGTTTCAAATACGATGATTCTATCTCCTTACAACTCAGTATGCATCGCCACGAATGAACTGAAGAAATCTAACCCAGTTTCGGACCTGTTATTTTTCTCGGATAGAAGCAAACAACCCGTAACTTCAGATATTTTTAATCTAATGTAATTGTTTATACTTTTACAAGTATTTCCATAAGTGTAGTAGTGAATGTACATATATATTAGGGACTGGTCTTCTGCCCCACGAGATGTCGTCGCGCTGCAATCGTAAGTCAACAGTTTATGCCACTTGCAATTGGTTCTACACCACATTTCGGCCTCGCCTTCGAGACCACGTGACTTGACCTTGCACAATGTGCACAGAAGCTCAAGCCATGCGCACGCACGCTAAATCAAGCACTACTCGTACACGCGACCATTCACAAACACACGCAGGCGCACACGACATGCACTATAGGCACACAAACGTACAACACGCGCACATAGAAAACAGAAGCACACCTGACTCGTATGTCGGCATTTCTTACCTATGAAGTTCGGTTTCCCGCTTGTGGTTTGCATCCTTCTTGGCATTCATCTTCGCATCAGCCGGAACCGGCGTGCGCGATTCAAGCGTCCTAAATAAAACGTACCGCTCGCTTTCGGTTTACTTGCTAGGCTATAACCTTTTCCGAGGTGCCTCTTAATAACGCCTAGCCAACGGGGCATAAACGAGGAAAAGCGATTATTCGTACAAGTCAGCGTGCGAGATAGGTCAAAGACAGACGGATGATTAAAAGAAAGATTATCATAGGAAAAGAACTCGCTGTCACTTCGCAAAGGCGACAAACCTATCACGTTGCGGCTAAAGCGGCCGTTCAATGACCTTTGTGAGGGAGAACTACCGAGTGCGCCAAATAGTATACATTGCGCTCCACGATGTGGCATGAAGGGTGATGATACATTGCTTCTAAAGGTTATTTCAACACGAAAATGTGCTGGTTCTGCGAAATTGTCGTCTGGCTTGACGCTCTCTGTATTGAAGCTGCGAAAGAGAAACATCGGTGGTGCAagttctttttcttcctttttttgagCAAATCACAGTGCGAATAAACTTAATTAGTGTGCGTTTTTTTTCAGCAATCTTCTATTCGCCATCTTCGCACTGTTTCGCACGTTCTGAAACAGTTAGAAGCCGAGTTCTTCGAAAGCCTTTTGTTTGGTCGACGTAGATGCATGAAACGATGAGAAAAAGAGGAGTGGCGATGTTTCGAGTCCACTTCATCGATGCCACTTCCAGTGCCAGATGGTGACATTTCATCGTTGATTCCGCTCTCACCAT encodes the following:
- the LOC125947141 gene encoding uncharacterized protein LOC125947141, which gives rise to MSGAFRKSPYGLKQKQVTVNWGWETTKYIMTETWKWYLLHPVLGRTIAHVAPSLVPVFYAVYSSLFVTFTFGWEVTLLFLGQHAAFYAAAALRIPALCYVVAAVIHCQKFFLPFDSVDVSQ